From one Streptomyces spiramyceticus genomic stretch:
- a CDS encoding MFS transporter yields MSGTTTAGTQRSAGAPRHRPDLTAVAGNRWVVLFVLCVSLLLVALDATILHIAVPAVTEDLRPGSVALLWIVDAYPLVCASLLILFGTLGDRVGRRRVLLLGYGLFGAASALAAFADSPNVLIAARALLGVGGAMIMPATLSILRQVFPDRRERAVAIGVWTAVAAVGAATGPVLGGFLIQHFWWGSVFLINIPLMALILPLGRWLLPESRGSGQGPWDVLGALMAAAGVLGLVLGVKRAGSGESIADARTLLPLLLGAALLVLFVRRQKMRHHPLIDVRMFARPAFSTSVGCIVLAMLALVGLELIAVQYLQLVLDLSPLETGLRLLPLTFAAMAAGATGSYTLQRLGPRAMVSLGFTLTAGAVLVLTLMGLHDRPALLTIGFVLLGFGLQTTLFGAYESMLSEAPAEQAGGAAAIGETSYQLGAGMGIALLGSVMNAAYGPGVTEIPGVSSAESSGAANSLGEAYTVADQIGGPAGDALRSTARSAFVHGLHVTLFVSAGLLLLGALAALRLPRLMDCAAKAPLPDRRPEVQGVPEVQGVQIPACREPAERAGSGRAAR; encoded by the coding sequence ATGTCAGGGACGACCACGGCCGGAACACAGCGGTCTGCGGGCGCCCCCCGGCATCGGCCGGACCTGACTGCCGTAGCCGGCAATCGCTGGGTCGTCCTGTTCGTCCTGTGCGTCAGCCTCCTGCTGGTCGCCCTCGACGCGACCATCCTGCACATCGCGGTCCCGGCCGTCACCGAGGACCTGCGTCCCGGGTCGGTGGCGCTGCTCTGGATCGTCGACGCCTATCCGCTGGTGTGCGCCTCGCTGCTGATCCTCTTCGGCACGCTCGGCGACCGCGTCGGACGCCGCCGCGTCCTGCTGCTCGGTTACGGGCTCTTCGGCGCCGCATCCGCGCTCGCAGCCTTCGCCGACAGCCCGAACGTCCTCATCGCGGCCCGCGCCCTGCTCGGCGTCGGCGGCGCGATGATCATGCCCGCGACGCTGTCGATCCTCCGTCAGGTCTTCCCCGACCGGCGCGAGCGCGCCGTCGCCATCGGAGTCTGGACCGCCGTCGCGGCCGTCGGCGCCGCCACCGGCCCCGTGCTCGGCGGCTTCCTCATCCAGCACTTCTGGTGGGGCTCCGTCTTCCTGATCAACATCCCGCTGATGGCACTGATCCTGCCGCTCGGCCGCTGGCTCCTGCCCGAGTCCAGGGGCAGCGGCCAGGGCCCGTGGGACGTGCTCGGCGCGCTGATGGCGGCGGCCGGTGTGCTCGGCCTGGTCCTCGGCGTGAAGCGGGCCGGCAGCGGCGAGAGCATCGCCGACGCCAGGACGCTCCTGCCGCTGCTGCTCGGCGCCGCGCTCCTTGTCCTCTTCGTACGACGCCAGAAGATGCGGCACCATCCGCTCATCGACGTGCGGATGTTCGCCAGGCCCGCCTTCTCCACCTCCGTCGGCTGCATCGTCCTCGCGATGCTGGCGCTGGTCGGCCTGGAGCTCATCGCCGTCCAGTACCTCCAGCTCGTACTGGACCTGAGCCCGCTGGAGACCGGGCTGCGGCTGCTGCCGCTCACCTTCGCCGCGATGGCGGCCGGCGCCACCGGCTCGTACACCCTGCAACGCCTCGGCCCGCGCGCCATGGTGTCGCTCGGCTTCACGCTCACCGCCGGCGCCGTTCTCGTCCTGACGCTGATGGGGCTGCACGACCGGCCCGCGCTGCTGACCATCGGTTTCGTGCTGCTCGGCTTCGGACTCCAGACCACCCTCTTCGGCGCGTACGAGTCGATGCTGAGCGAGGCCCCCGCCGAGCAGGCGGGCGGCGCGGCCGCCATCGGCGAGACCTCCTACCAGCTCGGCGCCGGCATGGGCATCGCCCTGCTCGGCAGCGTCATGAACGCCGCCTACGGGCCGGGCGTCACCGAGATCCCCGGCGTCTCGTCGGCGGAAAGCTCGGGCGCGGCGAACTCGCTCGGCGAGGCGTACACGGTCGCGGACCAGATCGGCGGCCCCGCCGGGGACGCGCTGCGCTCCACCGCGCGCAGTGCCTTCGTCCACGGCCTGCATGTGACGCTCTTCGTCAGCGCCGGCCTGCTGCTGCTCGGCGCGCTGGCCGCGCTGAGGCTGCCGCGCCTGATGGACTGCGCTGCGAAGGCCCCGCTCCCGGACCGCCGTCCGGAGGTGCAGGGTGTTCCTGAGGTGCAGGGTGTGCAGATCCCGGCGTGCCGCGAGCCCGCCGAGCGGGCCGGGTCTGGACGCGCCGCGCGCTGA
- a CDS encoding I78 family peptidase inhibitor has translation MAPIPTPSAQPDDAPEAYVGLDATSAELLARERGWTTVRALPPGSIITMEFLAGRLNFEVDNDIVTRCWKG, from the coding sequence ATGGCACCCATACCGACACCCTCCGCACAGCCCGACGACGCTCCCGAGGCGTACGTCGGCCTCGACGCCACCAGCGCGGAACTGCTGGCCCGTGAGCGCGGCTGGACCACCGTCAGGGCACTGCCGCCGGGCTCGATCATCACCATGGAGTTCCTGGCGGGCCGGCTCAACTTCGAGGTCGACAACGACATCGTCACCCGCTGCTGGAAGGGCTGA
- a CDS encoding phosphatase PAP2 family protein, which yields MRTDQIFARLDREPEPPKIEIPGMSRTRTVLFGSTMAFYIAIVWAVLITSWLVTLDWKVMLFRPYEQWPELHAFLDYFVVLGQRGPTAVMVAAWLGWRSWRQHTLRPLLALGAALLLLNVTVGAVKLGLGRLGPHYATEIGSAEMFAGGDIFPSGHTANAVVTWGILSYLATTPRARRWLSVLSAVVALGVGATTVYLGTHWLSDVLLGWAAGLLILLSLPWFEPLIGRTEARVFAVRESWRARRRLGAARPAPAGGRLTPGVFPQRRPSTGEPVREPVTAGSGGRPAVNRTNGHLTPRPHTVRSERTPVTPAGSRRPPHADRTSATARPAASPRPVAGG from the coding sequence GTGCGTACCGACCAAATCTTTGCCCGGCTGGACCGGGAACCGGAGCCGCCGAAGATAGAGATCCCCGGGATGAGCCGTACCCGTACGGTCCTCTTCGGTTCGACGATGGCGTTCTACATCGCCATCGTCTGGGCTGTGCTGATCACGTCCTGGCTGGTGACCCTCGACTGGAAGGTCATGCTGTTCCGGCCGTACGAGCAGTGGCCCGAACTCCATGCCTTCCTCGACTACTTCGTGGTGCTCGGCCAGCGCGGCCCCACCGCCGTGATGGTCGCGGCCTGGCTCGGCTGGCGCTCCTGGCGTCAGCACACCCTGCGCCCGCTGCTGGCACTGGGCGCGGCCCTGCTCCTGCTGAACGTGACGGTGGGCGCCGTCAAGCTCGGTCTCGGCCGCCTCGGTCCGCACTACGCGACCGAGATCGGCTCCGCCGAGATGTTCGCCGGCGGCGATATATTTCCTTCCGGCCACACCGCGAACGCCGTAGTGACCTGGGGCATCCTGTCCTACCTGGCGACCACTCCGCGGGCCCGGCGCTGGCTGTCGGTGCTCTCCGCCGTCGTCGCGCTCGGCGTCGGCGCGACCACTGTCTACCTGGGCACCCACTGGCTGAGCGATGTGCTGCTCGGCTGGGCGGCGGGGCTGCTGATCCTGCTGAGCCTGCCCTGGTTCGAGCCGCTGATCGGCCGCACCGAGGCCCGGGTCTTCGCGGTACGCGAGTCCTGGCGCGCGCGTCGCAGGCTCGGTGCCGCACGTCCCGCACCGGCCGGCGGCCGTCTGACGCCCGGAGTGTTCCCGCAGCGCCGGCCGTCCACCGGCGAGCCGGTCCGCGAGCCGGTGACCGCGGGCAGCGGCGGACGCCCCGCGGTCAACAGGACCAACGGACACCTCACCCCCCGGCCGCACACCGTCCGTTCGGAGCGGACACCCGTGACACCGGCGGGCAGCCGCCGTCCGCCGCATGCGGACCGTACGAGCGCAACCGCCCGCCCGGCCGCGTCGCCCCGGCCGGTGGCCGGCGGCTGA
- a CDS encoding helix-turn-helix transcriptional regulator: MLETSARLLRLLSLLQAHREWTGPALADRLGVTPRTVRRDVDRLRELGYPVDASPGTGGGYRLGAGAELPPLLLDDEEAVAVAVGLRTAAGHGIEGIGETSVRALAKLEQVLPSRLRRRIGALNAFTVPMLRGPQSSTVDASVLTELANACRDSERLRFEYSDHSGSSSRRTVEPHRLVCTERRWYLVAWDLDRSDWRTFRADRITPRPPHGPRFVPRDPPADDLAAYVSKGVSTAAYAANGVIRLRVPLAEAAQVVSPSDGVLEAVDEHSCLLRTGAASLDVMVIHILLLGFDFEVVEPPELNDRIRSARDLLARALDRGPRD; encoded by the coding sequence ATGTTGGAGACCTCCGCACGTCTGCTGCGCCTGCTCTCACTGCTCCAGGCCCACCGCGAGTGGACCGGACCGGCCCTCGCCGACCGGCTCGGCGTCACGCCGCGCACCGTGCGCCGCGACGTCGACCGGCTGCGCGAGCTCGGCTACCCCGTCGACGCCAGCCCCGGCACGGGCGGCGGCTACCGGCTCGGCGCGGGCGCCGAGCTGCCGCCGCTGCTGCTCGACGACGAGGAGGCCGTGGCCGTCGCGGTCGGCCTGCGCACCGCCGCCGGCCACGGCATCGAGGGCATCGGCGAGACCTCCGTACGCGCCCTGGCCAAGCTCGAACAGGTACTGCCCAGCCGGCTGCGCCGCCGCATCGGCGCACTCAACGCCTTCACGGTCCCCATGCTGCGCGGCCCCCAGTCGTCCACCGTCGACGCCTCGGTGCTGACCGAACTGGCCAACGCCTGCCGGGACAGCGAGCGGCTGCGCTTCGAGTACAGCGACCACAGCGGCAGCTCGTCCCGCAGGACGGTCGAGCCGCACCGCCTGGTCTGCACCGAGCGCCGCTGGTACCTCGTCGCCTGGGACCTGGACCGGTCCGACTGGCGTACGTTCCGGGCCGACCGGATCACCCCGAGGCCGCCGCACGGCCCGCGCTTCGTCCCGCGCGATCCGCCGGCCGATGACCTCGCGGCGTACGTCTCCAAGGGCGTGTCCACGGCGGCGTACGCGGCGAACGGCGTGATCCGGCTGCGCGTGCCGCTGGCCGAGGCGGCACAAGTGGTCAGCCCCAGCGACGGCGTACTGGAGGCCGTCGACGAGCACAGCTGCCTGCTGCGCACCGGGGCCGCCAGCCTCGACGTGATGGTCATTCACATCCTGCTGCTCGGCTTCGACTTCGAGGTGGTCGAGCCGCCGGAGCTCAACGACCGGATCAGGTCGGCCCGTGATCTCCTCGCACGCGCTCTGGATCGAGGGCCCCGGGACTGA
- a CDS encoding acyl-CoA dehydrogenase family protein, with protein sequence MSATSPSKLPPFDPSDPIGIDDLLAPEDLAIRGTVRSWAADRVLPHIADWYERGELPGIRDLARELGSIGALGMSLEGYGCAGATAVQYGLACLELEAADSGIRSLVSVQGSLAMYAIHRFGSEEQKQRWLPGMAAGEIIGCFGLTEPDHGSDPAGMRTYAKRDGTDWLLTGRKMWITNGSVAGVAVVWARTDDGIRGFVVPTDAPGFSAPEIKHKWSLRASVTSELVLDEVRLPADAVLPDVTGLKGPLSCLSHARYGIVWGAMGAARASFEAAVDYAKTREQFGKPIGGFQLTQAKLADMAVELHKGILLAHHLGQRMDAGKLRPEQVSFGKLNNVREAIEICRTSRTILGANGISLEYPVMRHATNLESVLTYEGTVEMHQLVLGKALTGLDAFR encoded by the coding sequence ATGTCCGCAACTTCCCCCTCGAAGCTTCCGCCGTTCGACCCCAGCGACCCGATCGGCATCGACGATCTGCTTGCCCCGGAGGACCTCGCGATCCGCGGGACCGTACGCTCCTGGGCCGCCGACCGCGTGCTGCCGCACATCGCCGACTGGTACGAGCGCGGCGAGCTCCCCGGCATCCGTGACCTGGCCCGCGAGCTCGGCTCGATCGGCGCACTCGGCATGTCCCTGGAGGGCTACGGCTGCGCGGGCGCCACCGCCGTCCAGTACGGCCTCGCCTGCCTGGAGCTGGAGGCCGCCGACTCCGGCATCCGCTCACTCGTATCCGTACAGGGCTCGCTCGCCATGTACGCGATCCACCGCTTCGGCTCCGAGGAACAGAAGCAGCGATGGCTGCCCGGCATGGCGGCGGGCGAGATCATCGGCTGCTTCGGCCTCACCGAGCCCGACCACGGCTCGGACCCGGCCGGGATGCGGACGTACGCCAAGCGCGACGGCACGGACTGGTTGCTGACCGGCCGCAAAATGTGGATCACCAACGGGTCTGTGGCAGGCGTCGCGGTCGTCTGGGCGCGCACCGACGACGGCATTCGCGGCTTCGTCGTCCCCACCGACGCCCCCGGCTTCTCGGCGCCCGAGATCAAGCACAAGTGGTCACTGCGCGCCTCGGTCACCAGTGAGCTCGTTCTCGACGAGGTGCGGCTGCCCGCCGACGCCGTACTCCCGGACGTCACCGGGCTCAAGGGGCCGCTGAGCTGCCTGAGTCACGCGCGGTACGGAATCGTGTGGGGCGCGATGGGCGCCGCCCGCGCCAGCTTCGAAGCGGCGGTGGACTACGCGAAGACGCGCGAGCAGTTCGGAAAGCCGATCGGCGGTTTCCAGCTCACCCAGGCCAAGCTCGCCGACATGGCGGTCGAACTGCACAAGGGCATCCTGCTCGCCCACCACCTGGGGCAGCGCATGGACGCCGGGAAGCTCAGGCCCGAACAGGTCAGCTTCGGCAAGCTCAACAATGTGCGGGAAGCGATCGAGATCTGCCGTACGAGCAGGACGATCCTGGGCGCCAACGGGATCTCACTGGAATATCCGGTGATGCGGCACGCGACGAACCTCGAATCGGTGCTCACGTACGAAGGCACCGTCGAAATGCATCAGCTGGTACTGGGCAAGGCGCTCACCGGGCTGGATGCCTTCCGGTGA
- a CDS encoding cell division protein SepF translates to MGSVRKASAWLGLVEDSDDDRYYDDEYAEGNETANPWVTDPRVRVASEAAEDHGRRIATVTPDGFRDARGIGELFRDGVPVIMNLTSMEPSDAKRIVDFAAGLTFGLRGSIERVATRVFLLSPANTVIVSGEAAGRDNNGFFNQS, encoded by the coding sequence ATGGGATCGGTGCGCAAGGCCAGTGCCTGGCTCGGACTCGTCGAGGACAGCGACGACGACCGCTACTACGACGACGAATACGCCGAAGGAAACGAGACAGCCAACCCCTGGGTCACAGACCCGCGGGTGCGCGTGGCTTCCGAGGCGGCCGAGGACCACGGCCGCAGGATCGCCACGGTCACCCCGGACGGGTTCCGGGACGCGCGGGGCATCGGGGAGCTCTTCCGGGACGGCGTCCCGGTCATCATGAACCTCACGTCCATGGAGCCCTCCGACGCCAAGCGCATCGTGGACTTCGCGGCCGGCCTGACCTTCGGTCTGCGCGGCTCGATCGAGCGCGTGGCGACTCGGGTCTTCCTGCTGTCCCCCGCGAACACGGTCATCGTCAGCGGCGAGGCCGCGGGCCGCGACAACAACGGCTTCTTCAACCAGAGCTAG
- a CDS encoding DUF1684 domain-containing protein produces the protein MSTDSQHDWKHWHEQRIETVSSPYGPLSLTGTHWLHDYPDGRIPDVPGQWMDDGDAVVLTAAAEDRISVDGQPLTGEVRLTADTGPIPASRVETDGRRLFVMSREGLWAVRVFDPESPARRVFTGLEVTPYDPNWVLPGRFRPYDEGRTTIQIENADGRVRGLGLAGEIAFDIDGEEHTLQVAIEDDGSLWAVFADATSGVSTYRFRFLRPAEPAADGTVTVDFNRALLPPCAFADHFICPFPPPGNTLSVPVPAGERRLSPGGTPGGASAGR, from the coding sequence ATGAGCACAGACTCTCAGCATGACTGGAAGCACTGGCACGAGCAGCGCATCGAGACCGTCTCTTCGCCGTACGGGCCGCTCTCGCTCACCGGCACCCACTGGCTCCACGACTATCCGGACGGTCGCATCCCGGATGTGCCCGGGCAGTGGATGGACGACGGCGACGCGGTGGTGCTGACCGCCGCGGCCGAGGACAGGATCAGCGTCGACGGACAGCCCCTGACCGGCGAGGTCCGGCTCACCGCGGACACCGGACCCATCCCCGCGTCCCGCGTCGAGACCGACGGGCGGCGGCTCTTCGTGATGAGCCGAGAAGGACTGTGGGCCGTCCGAGTCTTCGACCCCGAGTCGCCCGCACGGCGGGTCTTCACGGGCCTCGAAGTGACGCCGTACGACCCCAACTGGGTGCTGCCCGGCCGGTTCCGGCCGTACGACGAAGGGCGCACGACGATCCAGATCGAGAACGCGGACGGGCGCGTGCGCGGGCTCGGCCTCGCCGGCGAGATCGCCTTCGACATCGACGGCGAGGAGCACACGCTTCAGGTCGCGATCGAGGACGACGGCTCGCTCTGGGCCGTCTTCGCCGATGCGACCAGTGGCGTCAGTACCTACCGCTTCCGCTTCCTGCGGCCGGCCGAACCGGCGGCGGACGGCACGGTGACCGTCGACTTCAACCGGGCGCTGCTGCCGCCGTGCGCCTTCGCCGACCACTTCATCTGCCCGTTCCCGCCGCCGGGCAACACCCTGAGCGTCCCGGTCCCGGCAGGGGAGCGACGCCTGTCGCCGGGTGGAACACCGGGGGGCGCGAGCGCCGGCCGCTGA
- the ctaD gene encoding cytochrome c oxidase subunit I, whose translation MGTETAEALAGPARVPQRGRVIVDWLTTTDHKKIGHLYLITSFVFFLIAGLMALMMRAELARPGLQLMSNNEFNQAFTMHGTIMLLLFATPTFAGFANEIMPLQIGSPDVAFPRLNMLSYWLFLFGGLTVLGSLLVPSGPANFGWFAYAPLNGLERSPGIGADLWIMGLALSGFGTILGAVNFLTTIIGMRAPGMTMFRMPVFTWNVLFTSILVLMAFPVLAAALLVLEADRRFGSMVFEAESGGALLWQHLFWFFGHPEVYIIALPFFGIITEIIPVFSRKPIFGYVMLVGATMAITGLSVVVWAHHMFATGAVLLPFFSFMSFLIAIPTGVKFFNWTGTMLKGSLSFETPMLWAVGFLVSFLFGGLTGVILASPPLDFHVTDSYFVVAHFHYVVFGTVVFATFAGFFFWWPKFTGKMLDERLGKVQFWTLFVGFHTTFLVQHWLGAEGMPRRYADYLAADGFTILNTVSSIGAFLLGLSTLPFLYNLWKTAKYGKKVEVDDPWGYGRSLEWATSCPPPRHNFVTLPRIRSESPAFDLHHPEYAAIQQAAQVSPGALDPERVRGDHGPT comes from the coding sequence ATGGGGACGGAGACCGCCGAGGCGCTCGCGGGGCCCGCACGGGTCCCGCAGCGGGGCCGGGTGATCGTGGACTGGCTGACGACCACCGACCACAAGAAGATCGGGCATCTCTACCTGATCACGTCGTTCGTCTTCTTCCTGATCGCCGGCCTGATGGCGCTGATGATGCGCGCCGAGCTGGCCAGGCCGGGCCTCCAGCTGATGAGCAACAACGAGTTCAACCAGGCCTTCACGATGCACGGCACGATCATGCTGCTGCTCTTCGCGACCCCGACCTTCGCCGGCTTCGCCAACGAGATCATGCCGCTCCAGATCGGCTCGCCCGACGTCGCGTTCCCCCGGCTGAACATGCTCTCGTACTGGCTGTTCCTCTTCGGCGGCCTCACCGTCCTCGGCTCGCTGCTCGTGCCCAGCGGCCCGGCGAACTTCGGCTGGTTCGCGTACGCCCCGCTCAACGGCCTGGAGCGGTCCCCCGGCATCGGCGCCGATTTATGGATCATGGGCCTGGCACTCTCCGGCTTCGGCACGATCCTCGGCGCGGTCAACTTCCTGACCACCATCATCGGGATGCGAGCCCCCGGCATGACCATGTTCCGTATGCCGGTCTTCACCTGGAACGTCCTCTTCACCTCGATCCTGGTGCTGATGGCCTTCCCCGTACTGGCGGCGGCGCTGCTGGTCCTGGAGGCGGACCGGCGGTTCGGATCGATGGTCTTCGAGGCCGAGTCCGGTGGTGCCCTACTGTGGCAGCACCTCTTCTGGTTCTTCGGGCATCCCGAGGTCTACATCATCGCGCTGCCGTTCTTCGGCATCATCACCGAGATCATCCCGGTCTTCTCCCGGAAGCCGATCTTCGGTTACGTGATGCTGGTCGGCGCGACCATGGCCATCACCGGGCTCTCGGTGGTCGTCTGGGCGCACCACATGTTCGCGACCGGCGCGGTACTGCTGCCGTTCTTCTCGTTCATGTCGTTCCTCATCGCGATCCCGACCGGCGTGAAGTTCTTCAACTGGACGGGGACGATGCTCAAGGGCTCGCTCTCCTTCGAGACGCCGATGCTGTGGGCCGTCGGCTTCCTGGTCAGCTTCCTGTTCGGCGGCCTGACCGGCGTCATCCTCGCCTCACCGCCGCTCGACTTCCATGTCACCGACTCGTACTTCGTGGTGGCGCACTTCCACTACGTCGTGTTCGGCACGGTCGTCTTCGCGACGTTCGCGGGCTTCTTCTTCTGGTGGCCGAAGTTCACCGGCAAGATGCTCGACGAGCGGCTCGGCAAGGTGCAGTTCTGGACGCTCTTCGTGGGCTTCCACACCACATTTCTGGTCCAGCACTGGCTGGGCGCCGAGGGCATGCCGCGACGGTACGCCGACTATCTGGCGGCCGACGGCTTCACGATCCTCAACACCGTCTCCTCCATCGGCGCGTTCCTGCTCGGCCTCTCCACGCTGCCGTTCCTCTACAACCTCTGGAAGACGGCGAAGTACGGGAAGAAGGTCGAGGTCGACGACCCGTGGGGCTACGGCCGTTCGCTGGAGTGGGCGACCTCCTGCCCGCCGCCCCGCCACAACTTCGTCACGCTGCCCCGCATCCGCTCCGAGTCGCCCGCCTTCGATCTGCACCACCCCGAGTACGCGGCGATCCAGCAGGCCGCCCAGGTCAGTCCCGGGGCCCTCGATCCAGAGCGCGTGCGAGGAGATCACGGGCCGACCTGA